Part of the bacterium genome, CGGTTCGGCGCCTTCCCGAGCAGTCGCACACGCAGCCAGTGGTTGCCGAGACTCTGGTCGTTTCTCAGCAGCAAAGGCCGGCGGCCGGTCTGGGTCATGACCAGGTCCAGATCCCCGTCCCCATCGATGTCCGCGTAGGCGCTGCCACGTCCGACAATCGGGCGGGTCAGGTCGCCGACGCCGGCGCCTGTCAGAGATACGAAGCCGGCTCGAGCGTTGGGTCCCGCGTTCCAGAACAGCTGCGAAGCCTGTTCGTAGGTCTGGCTGGGATCGACCGTATTGATCTCGCTTTCGAGGTGGCCGTTGGTCTGAACGATGTCGAGCCGGCCGTCGAGATCGGCGTCGAGGAAGAGCAGTCCGAACGACAGCGCCAGCCGGCTCGGGGCTCCGATACCCTCGCCGATCGCCTCGTCGGCGAACAACGTCGGATCTCCCTGCGACAGGTACAGCGAGGTCATTTCGTTGGCGAAGTTGCCGATACCGAAGCCGAGCTCGGTGTCGTTGCGGAAGTGGCCGGCGTCGACGCCCATCGCGCCGGTGGCCTCGCCCTCGCGGCCGTAGGCGAGCCCCCAGAACTCCCCCACCTCCTCGAAAACCCCATCTCCCAGATTGTGAAAGAGAAAGTTTCGCACCGTGTCATTGGCGACGAATAGATCCAGAAGGCCGTCGCCGTCCAGGTCGATCGGCAGCACGCCCAGCCCCTTGCCCACCGGAACTCCTGTGGCTTCGTTGCTGATGCGCACGCCGGCGGCCTCGGACTCGTCCACGAAGGTGCCATCGCCTCGGTTGCGATAGAAGAAGGGATACGTCCCCTCATAGTTTACGGGGGGGCCGTAGGCCTTCCCGACCCCGGTCAACTGATAGTTGACCTCTTCGTCGATCTCCCGCGACCACTTGACGTAGTTCGAAACGTAGAGATCGAGATCGCCGTCGTTGTCGGCGTCGAAGAAAGCGGCACACGACGACCAGGATTCCGGCGATCCGGCAACTCCGGCTTTGCTCGTAACGTCTACGAAGCCGGCGGCGGTGTTGCGCAGCAGCCGATTCTCTCCGACCGCCGCCAGGAACACATCCGTACGACCATCGCCATCGTAGTCACCTACCGCAACACCGGTGGCGTACAGAGAGACGCCCACGCCGACCTCGCGTGACACATCGGTGAAGGCTCCGGACCCGTCGTTCGCGTACAACCTGCTCGTAACGCCGGTATTGCTGTGGCCGCTTGTAGGCCAGTAGCTGGAGTTGACCAGCAGAAGATCCTGGTCGCCGTCGTTGTCATAGTCGAAGAACGCCGCTCCGGAGCCCATGGTCTCCGGCAACAGCTTTCCGCCTTCGGCGCCGTTCGTGTGGACGAAGTCGACGCCGGCTTCGAGCGTGACATCGGCGAAGGGAATCGAGGGCGCCACAGAGGTCTCGACCACGCGCTCGGGGGCCTCGGTCTCGATCTCGACCTCGGCCTTCTCTTCGCCGGGCCTCGCCCGCCACAGAAGCACGGCCGCCATCAGGAGCGCGATCACCGCAATCACAACGAGCGACCGTCTGAACCACACCCCGATAACGGCGTCGTCACCGGTGGTGTTTTCCGCGCCGGGCAGGTCGGGCCTTTTGTCCTCGTCCTTCATCCCCAGTTTCCTCTTGTCACTACCAGGGCGACTACTCTCCGCTCAGCCCGTAGGCCCCCGCCCGCTGGAGGTCATAGATCGCGATCGCTTCGGCCGCGTGATCGGCCGCTGGATTCTCCGCCCGGTGCTTGGCGATGGCCCGGCCCCGGGCGTTGTCGTCGGGTTTGTACTTGCGATAGAGCTCAAAGTGATGACGCGCCTGCTCGCGCTCACCGAGCTGCTTGTAGATGAGGTCGAGATTGAAGTGCGCGGTGACGTTCTCCGGCTCGAGCTCCAGCACCTTCAAGAACTCGTCTCGGGCCTGTCCCAGAAGCTCCTCGCGCCGACCGCCTTCTCGGCGCCGCTCCAGCTTGGCCCGCTCGAACAGGGCTTGCCCGAGCTCATTGAGCAGCCTGTAGTCCTGGCTGAAGTCGAACTCGCGGCTGCGGGTCTCGGCGTCGTCCAGATCGACGATCGAGCGGAAGTTGGCGATCGCCTCGTCCAGAAACCCGTTCTGCTTGTTGACCAGACCGGTGAACCAGGCGACCGACCAGGTCGGCGCGGGAGGGTCGAACGCCGCGGCGCGTTCGAGTGCCACGATGGCCTGATCGCTCACCGTTCCCTGCGCTATGTAAACCCGCGCCAGATTGAGCGGCCCGTCCGGGCGGTCGAGCGCTTCGACCTGGCGGAAAGCGACTTCGGCCTGGCGCAACTCGCCCTTCGTCTTGCCGCCCTTGCGCAGCAGTGCGATGCCATAGTCGTTCCAGCGTTGCCATTCCGGGATATCGGAAGGCTCGTTGCCGACGGTCTCTCGACGAGCGGCGATCGGAAACGTTACCGAGTCCGTGGCCAGAACCATGACCGGCAGCTGGTTGACGTGGTCCTCACCGTAGATGTACTTCATCAAGATGGCGTCGAACTTGCGAAACTTGAGCTCGACGTCGACAGTCAGGCTGCCAACCGCGTCCGCTGGCACGTCCAGCTTGTAGTGGACGACATCGGCCGCACCTGGAGGGATCATGTGGTTGTAGAGCGACACAAAGATGTCCTGTGCATTGCGCCGATCCAGAC contains:
- a CDS encoding CRTAC1 family protein; translated protein: MKDEDKRPDLPGAENTTGDDAVIGVWFRRSLVVIAVIALLMAAVLLWRARPGEEKAEVEIETEAPERVVETSVAPSIPFADVTLEAGVDFVHTNGAEGGKLLPETMGSGAAFFDYDNDGDQDLLLVNSSYWPTSGHSNTGVTSRLYANDGSGAFTDVSREVGVGVSLYATGVAVGDYDGDGRTDVFLAAVGENRLLRNTAAGFVDVTSKAGVAGSPESWSSCAAFFDADNDGDLDLYVSNYVKWSREIDEEVNYQLTGVGKAYGPPVNYEGTYPFFYRNRGDGTFVDESEAAGVRISNEATGVPVGKGLGVLPIDLDGDGLLDLFVANDTVRNFLFHNLGDGVFEEVGEFWGLAYGREGEATGAMGVDAGHFRNDTELGFGIGNFANEMTSLYLSQGDPTLFADEAIGEGIGAPSRLALSFGLLFLDADLDGRLDIVQTNGHLESEINTVDPSQTYEQASQLFWNAGPNARAGFVSLTGAGVGDLTRPIVGRGSAYADIDGDGDLDLVMTQTGRRPLLLRNDQSLGNHWLRVRLLGKAPNREAIGARLVLSAAGTTQRRTVTPTKSYQSQSELPVTFGLGDAQNVESLIVIWPDGTEQELAVDGVDRLLEFEQP